A window of the Cytophagaceae bacterium genome harbors these coding sequences:
- a CDS encoding ABC transporter permease yields the protein MKIFLTLIKKEFWHVLRDKRSLVILLGLPIVMMLLFGFALTNEVKNSEVVILDFSKDNASQTLIDRIDHSEYFSIVGNLSSEKEIVSSFRKGKSRLAIIFPQDFQNSIAHEKKAQIRLVADASDPNTANIVINYASAIIRDYQNELNEDLKLPYTINLETKMLYNPQLKSAFNFVPGVMTLIMMLLGAMMTSVSIVREKETGTMEVLLVSPMKPILVVLSKAVPYLLLCFTDIILILLMAVFVLGMTIQGSLVLLLAESVLFIITTLSLGLLISTIASTQQIAMFVSLVALMLPSLIFSGFMFPIENMPIPLQVISNLIPTKWYYSIVRSVMVKGLGFEYVLKPTLILVLMTLTYLFIAIKKFKIRLA from the coding sequence GTGAAAATATTTTTAACATTAATAAAAAAGGAGTTTTGGCATGTTTTACGTGACAAAAGAAGCCTGGTCATTTTGCTGGGTTTACCCATCGTAATGATGCTCCTTTTTGGCTTTGCCTTAACCAACGAAGTCAAGAATTCCGAAGTCGTAATTCTGGATTTTTCCAAAGATAATGCCAGCCAAACTTTGATTGACCGTATAGATCACAGCGAATATTTTAGTATTGTGGGAAATCTATCTTCAGAAAAAGAAATTGTTTCAAGTTTCAGGAAAGGTAAATCGAGACTTGCAATTATTTTTCCTCAGGATTTTCAAAATAGCATTGCACATGAAAAGAAAGCCCAGATCAGACTCGTTGCTGATGCATCTGACCCCAATACGGCTAATATTGTAATCAATTATGCATCGGCCATAATCCGCGATTATCAAAATGAGCTGAACGAAGATTTGAAACTTCCTTATACCATCAATCTCGAAACCAAGATGCTATATAATCCTCAACTAAAAAGTGCTTTTAATTTTGTTCCTGGTGTTATGACTTTGATTATGATGCTTTTAGGTGCTATGATGACATCGGTTTCTATTGTTAGAGAAAAAGAAACCGGCACAATGGAAGTGCTCTTGGTTTCACCCATGAAGCCGATTTTAGTGGTCTTGAGCAAAGCCGTTCCTTATTTGCTTTTGTGTTTCACCGACATCATACTTATACTTTTGATGGCTGTATTTGTATTGGGAATGACGATTCAGGGAAGTCTGGTATTATTACTGGCCGAAAGTGTTTTGTTTATCATTACAACGCTCTCTCTGGGATTGTTAATCAGCACAATTGCCTCAACCCAACAGATCGCCATGTTTGTGTCACTGGTTGCACTTATGTTGCCTTCACTTATTTTTAGCGGTTTTATGTTTCCGATTGAAAACATGCCGATTCCTCTTCAGGTGATCAGCAATCTGATTCCTACCAAATGGTACTACAGTATAGTCAGAAGTGTAATGGTTAAAGGGCTGGGATTTGAATATGTGCTTAAACCCACTTTGATATTGGTTTTGATGACCCTGACTTATCTTTTTATTGCGATTAAAAAATTCAAAATTCGGTTAGCCTGA
- a CDS encoding ABC transporter permease, translating into MSSLYFLLQKEFKQIFRDSNILKMIMIMPIVQLIILPLASDFEVKNIRLSVVDQDKSSYSKRLIQKLNASEYINVVEFKDNYSKALQSTGAGTSDLILTIPVNFEKKLIKENESTIHLAADAVNGIKGGLGSAYAAMIVGDFNREIREEWMVMPRHSEFPVIEITSANWYNPGNNYKLFMVPGILVILVTMIGSFMAALNIVAEKEVGTIEQINVTPVKKYEFIIGKLLPFWVLGMVSITIGMTVAFVIFGLIPEGSFLTIYAFSGVYLFSVLGIGLLISTFADNQQQAILFAYFFMMVFVMLSGLFTPIESMPDWSKMLTKINPPAYLITVFRAVYIKGSTFSDLLPTFYALLGLGALFNMLAIFNYKKRVA; encoded by the coding sequence ATGAGCAGTTTATATTTTTTATTACAAAAAGAATTCAAACAGATTTTCAGAGATTCCAATATCCTGAAAATGATCATGATAATGCCAATTGTACAGCTTATTATTTTGCCTTTGGCATCTGACTTTGAAGTTAAAAATATCAGGCTTTCGGTGGTCGACCAGGACAAATCTTCCTATTCAAAAAGGCTTATTCAAAAATTAAATGCATCAGAATACATCAATGTGGTTGAATTTAAGGATAATTATTCCAAAGCACTTCAAAGCACCGGTGCCGGAACAAGTGATTTGATTTTGACTATCCCGGTTAATTTTGAAAAAAAACTTATCAAAGAAAATGAGTCAACGATTCATTTGGCGGCAGACGCAGTAAATGGGATCAAAGGTGGCCTCGGTAGTGCATATGCAGCCATGATAGTCGGGGATTTTAATAGAGAAATCAGAGAGGAATGGATGGTAATGCCACGGCACAGTGAATTCCCGGTAATTGAAATTACCTCTGCCAACTGGTATAACCCCGGCAATAATTATAAATTATTCATGGTGCCGGGAATTCTGGTTATTCTGGTGACTATGATTGGGTCATTTATGGCGGCTCTCAATATTGTGGCTGAAAAAGAAGTAGGAACCATTGAACAAATTAACGTAACACCGGTAAAAAAATATGAATTTATTATTGGGAAACTGCTCCCATTCTGGGTTTTGGGAATGGTCTCCATCACCATCGGGATGACAGTAGCCTTTGTGATATTTGGATTGATTCCAGAAGGTTCATTTTTAACGATTTATGCGTTTTCGGGGGTGTATTTGTTTTCGGTTTTAGGCATAGGGCTATTAATCAGTACATTTGCCGACAATCAACAGCAAGCTATACTTTTTGCCTATTTTTTTATGATGGTTTTTGTAATGCTGAGCGGCCTTTTTACACCTATTGAGAGTATGCCTGATTGGTCTAAAATGCTTACCAAAATCAATCCTCCAGCTTATTTAATTACGGTTTTTAGGGCAGTTTATATCAAAGGAAGTACTTTTTCTGATTTGCTTCCAACATTTTATGCACTTTTGGGCTTAGGTGCATTGTTTAATATGTTGGCGATCTTTAATTATAAAAAAAGAGTAGCATAG